One genomic segment of Chitinophaga sancti includes these proteins:
- a CDS encoding sensor histidine kinase, which translates to MALIERIVQFNSAHRVLSHLLFWAAVTIIFLNRYDLVEYKEPGHIFYRHVYYMSFMILSSYFVAYLIIPAFIAGRSYLSILIFFLAGSYIICVASRATVVYWLEPLIRVPPFGQESLWDIMTDFPKLFVHYFAQTFSAAWVFALMKLIKDQYIVQQRSLVLEKEKVQSELNVLKAQLNPHFLFNTLNNIYSLSLINSPITSKSIAGLSEILDHVLYKCNKKYVPISEEINLINNYIDLEKLRYNDRLQVNFKYSIDEDAMVVPLVLLSLVENSFKHGAGENIGKPVIDIDLSLREGNFHFRVSNGFLPEPGENKTDRIGLVNIRKQLDLLYGDRYQLQVNTEDNIYVVVLSIHLNGNEVQ; encoded by the coding sequence ATGGCATTAATAGAAAGGATTGTACAATTTAATTCTGCACACCGCGTCCTGAGCCATTTGCTATTCTGGGCGGCGGTCACCATCATATTTCTGAACAGGTATGATTTGGTTGAATATAAAGAACCTGGGCATATCTTTTACAGGCATGTCTATTACATGTCCTTTATGATCCTGTCTTCCTATTTTGTAGCTTACCTGATTATACCGGCATTCATTGCTGGCAGGAGTTATTTATCGATACTGATTTTTTTCCTGGCGGGCAGTTATATTATATGTGTCGCATCCAGGGCCACAGTGGTCTATTGGCTGGAGCCGCTCATCAGGGTACCGCCTTTTGGGCAGGAGTCCCTTTGGGATATCATGACAGATTTTCCAAAATTGTTTGTGCATTATTTCGCACAGACCTTTTCCGCAGCGTGGGTGTTTGCCCTGATGAAATTGATCAAAGATCAATATATAGTGCAACAACGCAGCCTGGTTTTGGAAAAGGAAAAGGTACAGTCAGAATTAAATGTGTTAAAAGCTCAGCTCAATCCGCATTTCCTATTCAATACATTGAATAATATTTACTCCCTGTCCCTCATAAATTCTCCAATCACTTCGAAATCTATTGCCGGCCTTTCAGAGATCCTTGACCACGTATTGTATAAATGTAATAAGAAGTATGTGCCCATAAGTGAAGAGATCAACCTTATCAATAACTATATTGACCTTGAAAAATTAAGGTATAATGACCGTCTTCAGGTAAATTTTAAGTACTCAATAGATGAAGATGCAATGGTCGTACCCCTGGTGCTGTTATCACTCGTAGAAAACTCTTTTAAGCATGGAGCAGGAGAAAATATAGGGAAACCTGTTATTGATATAGATCTTAGTTTACGGGAAGGAAATTTTCATTTCAGGGTTTCCAATGGCTTTTTACCGGAGCCTGGCGAAAATAAAACAGATAGGATCGGACTGGTTAATATCCGGAAACAGCTTGATTTACTTTATGGAGACAGGTACCAACTACAGGTAAATACTGAAGATAATATTTATGTAGTTGTATTGAGTATTCATCTCAATGGTAATGAAGTACAATAA
- a CDS encoding nitroreductase family protein, whose translation MSLLEDLKWRYATKKMNGTKVPQEKLDYILEAARLAPSSSGLQQYKMIVISDKALLEKIQSIAYNQTQIIDCSHLLVWIAWDGYSDERITGVFNAMMDERGLPHDTMDSYKSVILNMYEAKGQEWQAHHAAKQSYISFAMAIAAAAEQKVDATPMEGFIPEKLDELLNLKGSGYKSTVILPLGYRETENDWLVNMKKVRTPKEVFITEMTIADVAELAETAAGLDLNTIIKK comes from the coding sequence ATGAGTTTACTTGAAGATTTAAAGTGGCGCTATGCCACCAAAAAGATGAATGGCACAAAAGTCCCTCAGGAAAAATTAGACTACATCCTGGAAGCTGCCCGTTTGGCACCTTCTTCTTCCGGTTTACAGCAGTATAAAATGATCGTCATTTCTGACAAGGCGTTGCTGGAAAAAATACAAAGTATCGCTTACAATCAAACCCAGATTATAGATTGTTCACATTTACTGGTCTGGATCGCATGGGATGGGTATAGTGATGAACGGATCACCGGTGTATTCAATGCTATGATGGATGAGCGTGGTTTACCGCACGACACAATGGATAGCTATAAGAGCGTGATCTTAAATATGTACGAGGCGAAAGGACAGGAATGGCAGGCTCATCATGCAGCAAAGCAAAGTTATATCTCTTTTGCAATGGCAATTGCTGCGGCTGCGGAGCAGAAGGTGGATGCTACGCCTATGGAAGGGTTCATTCCCGAGAAACTGGATGAGTTGTTGAATTTAAAGGGAAGCGGGTATAAGAGTACGGTGATATTGCCGCTGGGATATAGGGAAACGGAGAATGACTGGTTGGTGAATATGAAAAAAGTGCGCACTCCTAAAGAAGTGTTTATTACTGAAATGACGATTGCAGATGTGGCGGAATTGGCAGAGACTGCGGCAGGATTGGATCTGAATACGATTATAAAGAAGTAA
- a CDS encoding helix-turn-helix domain-containing protein, which translates to MKKFKEHTSTCPIVHTMTYLGGKWKPIILGRLVNGAVRFGKLAVQIPDISRKILTEQLKELEDDGLILRHSYNEKPPRVEYELSEIGKTVIPVLMAMTELGGQMHDAITRYKDSIKVHQKTIQV; encoded by the coding sequence ATGAAGAAATTTAAAGAACATACATCAACCTGCCCGATCGTTCACACGATGACCTATTTAGGGGGAAAGTGGAAGCCAATTATTCTGGGCCGGCTGGTAAATGGTGCTGTCCGTTTTGGAAAGCTGGCAGTACAAATACCGGATATATCGCGAAAGATATTGACTGAACAGCTCAAGGAATTAGAGGATGACGGATTGATTTTGCGACATAGCTATAACGAAAAACCACCGCGTGTAGAATATGAGCTAAGTGAGATTGGCAAAACGGTTATTCCGGTTTTAATGGCTATGACAGAATTAGGTGGGCAAATGCATGATGCGATTACCAGGTATAAGGATAGTATTAAAGTGCATCAAAAGACGATCCAGGTTTAA
- a CDS encoding serine hydrolase domain-containing protein has translation MNTGKRLIAFVLFYIPTLFTQQAVGQQNVKARELDSIIISNMDQAGMVGVGAAVIVNKQVVWMKGYGYADQDKKIPFTPNTIMNIASISKTFTGVCVMKAQEEGKLSLDEDINTYLPFRVINPNFPDEKITLRHLATHTSGITDREPIYSNAYHYGGDSPEHLGDFLKNYFDPKGKYYSSGNFLNQRPGTYWEYSNIATALAGYIVEQVTGEPLNEYSKNHIFKPLGMKNTGWFQTEIDLSKYSKHYDKEGDSLKVIPFYGLPTYPDGGVRTSVSALSKYFIALLNGGVYNGHRMLKQASIEQMQKMQFTAIDKPENINPLTKNEGLFWTTKDGGTKIGYGGTDPGVKTEMLSDLSRDVAVILFTNTSLNRKDLLKYYFKGIFDELFKYGYFVRDNKM, from the coding sequence ATGAACACAGGGAAAAGATTGATTGCATTCGTCCTTTTTTATATCCCAACACTGTTTACCCAACAGGCAGTAGGACAGCAAAATGTGAAAGCAAGAGAACTGGATAGCATCATTATTAGTAACATGGATCAGGCCGGCATGGTAGGGGTGGGTGCTGCTGTAATCGTAAATAAGCAGGTGGTTTGGATGAAAGGCTACGGATATGCTGACCAGGATAAAAAAATCCCCTTTACGCCAAATACAATCATGAACATCGCATCTATCTCGAAAACGTTTACCGGTGTGTGTGTCATGAAAGCGCAGGAAGAAGGTAAGTTATCCCTTGATGAGGATATCAACACCTATTTACCTTTCAGGGTCATCAACCCCAATTTCCCTGATGAAAAGATCACATTGAGACACCTGGCAACACATACCTCCGGCATTACTGATAGGGAGCCCATCTACAGCAATGCCTACCATTATGGAGGAGATAGTCCTGAGCACCTGGGCGATTTCTTAAAAAACTATTTTGATCCGAAAGGTAAATATTATTCCAGCGGGAATTTTTTAAACCAAAGACCAGGAACCTATTGGGAATATTCAAATATTGCCACTGCATTGGCGGGGTATATTGTAGAGCAGGTAACGGGAGAACCCTTAAATGAATATAGTAAGAATCATATTTTTAAACCATTAGGGATGAAGAATACCGGATGGTTTCAAACAGAAATTGATCTGTCAAAATATTCTAAGCATTATGACAAAGAAGGCGACTCTTTAAAAGTGATTCCATTTTACGGACTTCCCACTTATCCTGATGGTGGGGTGCGCACCTCAGTATCCGCATTGTCCAAATATTTTATTGCACTATTAAATGGTGGGGTATATAACGGCCATCGCATGCTTAAGCAGGCAAGTATAGAGCAGATGCAAAAAATGCAGTTTACAGCTATTGATAAACCTGAAAATATTAATCCACTGACCAAGAATGAGGGACTATTCTGGACGACGAAAGATGGGGGGACGAAGATAGGTTATGGTGGAACAGATCCGGGTGTGAAGACAGAAATGCTGTCAGATCTTTCCCGCGATGTAGCGGTGATTCTTTTTACAAATACCTCTCTCAACAGGAAGGATCTGTTAAAATATTATTTTAAAGGAATTTTTGACGAACTTTTTAAATATGGATATTTCGTCAGGGACAATAAAATGTAG
- a CDS encoding helix-turn-helix domain-containing protein has translation MRKVRAIDDTLHILRGKWTLVLISHLCYRPMRYSELLKDLNGIAGKVLSRELKDLEINGLIIREVSESQPVTVTYKISQYGKSLKELTDGLADWGLQHRERIFNAAKFEKPMSVTR, from the coding sequence ATGAGAAAGGTCCGGGCAATTGATGATACCCTGCATATCCTGAGAGGTAAATGGACGCTTGTGTTGATTTCACATCTTTGTTATAGACCTATGCGGTATTCAGAGTTGTTGAAAGATTTGAATGGGATAGCGGGGAAAGTGTTGAGCAGGGAGTTGAAGGACCTGGAGATAAATGGACTTATTATCAGAGAGGTGTCGGAGAGTCAGCCGGTAACAGTTACTTATAAGATCTCACAATATGGGAAAAGTTTGAAGGAGCTGACAGATGGGCTGGCGGATTGGGGATTGCAGCATAGAGAGCGGATTTTTAATGCGGCAAAGTTTGAAAAGCCGATGAGTGTTACCAGGTAG
- a CDS encoding lipase family protein, whose protein sequence is MEPQLKSAAISYSEATSICGYVAIAVGINKKAMKKGGDPDPNPSLDAYKDICADPTYALLLNPAFLNKYRILYNIQIPEKDKFLNIWSYFGFIAQHKMTKNYVIAIRGTQNQFESLADEDIIPVPFREYNNQAQVPQGFYKIFETGRIVSLPEDANPITPVSLSKLATDLGKYLSGAGQQRVTVTGHSLGAAVATYFAAVATLTLGKRLNLSLCTFASPMTGDKKFTSSASSTIAECVRIYNAEDKVPNLPVWLVDNNNIYTHVTGGFEIDSTGDHNVNHDPNTGFGCAHQLPVYMYLLEKLDGNYNPNIISAGDDARCRV, encoded by the coding sequence ATGGAACCTCAATTAAAATCAGCAGCAATTTCCTATTCTGAAGCCACCTCTATATGTGGCTACGTCGCCATAGCGGTCGGTATTAACAAAAAGGCGATGAAGAAGGGGGGAGACCCAGATCCCAATCCTTCCCTGGATGCATATAAAGACATATGTGCGGACCCTACCTATGCCCTGTTGTTAAATCCGGCATTTCTCAACAAATACAGAATACTGTATAATATACAGATACCAGAAAAAGACAAGTTTTTAAATATCTGGTCCTATTTTGGTTTTATCGCACAGCATAAGATGACTAAAAATTATGTGATAGCCATTCGAGGTACGCAAAACCAATTTGAATCCTTAGCAGATGAGGATATTATTCCAGTCCCATTTAGGGAGTATAATAACCAGGCCCAGGTACCACAAGGCTTTTACAAAATTTTTGAAACAGGCAGGATTGTATCCCTACCAGAGGATGCAAACCCCATTACTCCCGTTTCGTTAAGCAAACTTGCAACCGATCTGGGTAAATATTTGAGCGGAGCGGGCCAACAACGGGTAACCGTAACAGGGCATAGTTTGGGTGCTGCAGTGGCTACCTATTTTGCTGCAGTCGCCACTTTGACGCTAGGGAAAAGGCTTAATCTTAGCCTCTGTACCTTTGCATCGCCCATGACAGGTGACAAGAAATTTACTTCTTCTGCTAGCAGTACCATCGCTGAATGCGTTCGTATCTATAATGCAGAAGATAAAGTTCCTAACCTTCCAGTGTGGCTTGTAGATAACAACAATATCTATACACACGTCACTGGTGGTTTCGAGATTGATTCAACAGGTGATCACAATGTAAACCACGATCCTAATACCGGATTTGGTTGTGCACACCAACTACCCGTTTATATGTATCTACTGGAGAAACTTGATGGTAATTATAACCCCAACATCATCAGCGCCGGTGATGACGCAAGATGTAGAGTTTGA
- a CDS encoding response regulator transcription factor, giving the protein MKIKCLLVDDEPLAIQLIQNHISQLDGFEVVGTCSNAVQAMEVLRSTTIDLLFLDIKMPKITGLSFLRALQDPPAVIITTAYREYAVEGYELDLVDYLLKPITFERFIKAIDRFLRIKSPVQQPAPVMGYNDMVMHIRAQGKIHRIQIDEIIYVESIKDYIVIHFADKKITAKYKFGDFEKELTGKPFLRIHRSFLVNINRITAFTANDIEVGGTEIPIGASYKEYVSKMLSQ; this is encoded by the coding sequence ATGAAAATAAAGTGCCTTTTAGTTGATGACGAGCCATTGGCCATACAATTAATCCAGAACCATATTTCGCAGCTGGATGGTTTTGAAGTAGTGGGCACCTGTTCTAATGCAGTGCAGGCGATGGAGGTATTAAGGTCGACGACTATCGACCTGCTTTTTCTCGATATAAAGATGCCAAAGATTACCGGGCTTTCATTCCTCAGAGCTTTGCAGGATCCTCCTGCTGTAATAATTACTACTGCGTACCGCGAATATGCAGTGGAAGGATATGAGCTGGATCTGGTAGATTATTTATTGAAGCCTATCACCTTCGAAAGGTTCATCAAGGCTATTGACCGCTTTTTAAGAATAAAATCGCCCGTGCAGCAACCAGCACCAGTAATGGGATACAACGACATGGTCATGCATATCCGGGCTCAAGGTAAGATACATAGAATCCAGATCGATGAGATTATTTATGTGGAAAGCATAAAGGATTATATAGTCATTCATTTTGCAGATAAAAAAATTACAGCCAAATATAAATTTGGGGATTTTGAAAAGGAATTGACAGGCAAACCCTTCCTTCGTATTCACCGTTCCTTCCTGGTGAACATAAATAGAATTACTGCTTTTACTGCGAACGATATTGAGGTTGGCGGAACTGAAATACCTATTGGGGCGAGCTATAAAGAATATGTTTCAAAAATGTTGTCGCAATAA
- a CDS encoding DUF5984 family protein, producing the protein MALINFKLRHPDNIFPWGDAPDTSMHWFGLTDGEYWLDLNKATLYEYTNEVLSGDVNASHYVDYQIIRLIEDWTSIFESIAEPIPDAFYAIARNNDHLYKFYGAVQKWLDNLSEDPSIDIDTYYDRYDKTIEWIYSRTLTAMHLTSGPGISFFRNRNNISIVWKADHQTENNIPVWTAQNGEIEMEYEMFIHEIEDFGNRFFQAMDTQVQIAVEKDWGTTHINKERLIQEQQERKDEFQKKLAVLKSEPTKHTDWDLINSLITKMFS; encoded by the coding sequence ATGGCGCTCATTAATTTCAAACTCAGACATCCGGATAATATCTTTCCATGGGGCGATGCTCCCGATACAAGCATGCATTGGTTTGGACTCACGGATGGTGAATATTGGCTTGATCTAAATAAAGCCACTCTGTACGAATATACAAACGAAGTGCTATCAGGCGATGTGAATGCCTCTCACTATGTAGATTACCAAATAATCCGGTTAATCGAAGATTGGACAAGCATATTTGAATCTATTGCTGAACCTATCCCTGATGCCTTTTACGCAATTGCCCGGAATAATGATCATTTATACAAGTTTTATGGCGCAGTCCAAAAATGGTTAGATAATTTGTCGGAAGACCCTTCAATTGATATAGATACCTATTACGATCGCTACGATAAGACGATCGAATGGATATATAGCAGAACACTTACTGCTATGCACTTAACAAGCGGACCGGGTATTAGTTTTTTTAGAAACAGGAATAATATTTCCATTGTCTGGAAAGCAGACCATCAAACAGAGAATAATATTCCTGTATGGACGGCTCAAAACGGAGAAATTGAAATGGAATACGAAATGTTCATCCATGAGATAGAAGATTTTGGAAATCGCTTCTTTCAAGCAATGGATACGCAGGTTCAGATAGCAGTAGAAAAAGATTGGGGCACTACACATATTAATAAAGAGCGGTTAATACAAGAACAGCAGGAAAGAAAGGATGAATTTCAAAAGAAGTTGGCAGTGTTGAAAAGCGAGCCTACTAAACACACAGATTGGGATTTAATAAATTCTCTGATAACGAAAATGTTCAGTTAA
- a CDS encoding alpha/beta hydrolase, giving the protein MAIKQEVKKSITQSVKVVFGILCMFSSLLAGAQTPQDTAKNLQKTVYLFSGIGADSSIFMNLKLPGYHIVYINWIPALPSESIREYAGRIKSQITVDNPDIIGLSFGGIVAVEVSKQIKIDKMVLISSVKTKYELNRVQYFFMKLGLYRIIPGPLIKRANFLSYRYFGAQSPNDKKTLTNLLAQTDVPFFRWALKSIAYWDNKVPPDRTIQIHGTADRVITSRLVHPEFRIKGGGHLMVFNKADTISKIITHYLDE; this is encoded by the coding sequence ATGGCTATTAAGCAAGAAGTGAAGAAGTCTATAACGCAAAGTGTGAAAGTGGTTTTTGGGATTTTATGTATGTTCAGCAGCCTCCTGGCTGGGGCTCAAACGCCACAGGATACGGCAAAAAACCTACAAAAAACTGTTTATCTTTTTAGTGGTATAGGGGCGGACTCTAGTATATTTATGAACCTGAAACTTCCGGGATATCACATCGTCTACATAAACTGGATTCCTGCGTTGCCCTCTGAATCAATCAGGGAATACGCTGGTAGAATAAAGAGCCAGATCACAGTAGATAACCCGGATATTATCGGGCTTTCTTTTGGAGGCATCGTTGCTGTGGAAGTATCCAAGCAGATAAAGATTGATAAAATGGTTTTGATCTCTTCCGTCAAAACAAAGTATGAATTGAACAGGGTACAGTATTTTTTTATGAAATTGGGGTTATATCGAATCATTCCCGGTCCATTAATAAAACGTGCTAATTTTCTCAGCTACCGGTATTTTGGTGCCCAGTCCCCAAATGATAAAAAGACATTAACGAATTTATTGGCGCAAACAGATGTGCCTTTTTTTCGTTGGGCACTAAAAAGCATTGCTTATTGGGATAATAAAGTTCCACCTGACAGAACTATTCAAATACACGGTACGGCCGATAGAGTAATAACCAGCAGGCTTGTGCATCCTGAGTTTCGCATTAAGGGTGGAGGGCATTTAATGGTTTTTAATAAAGCAGATACTATTAGTAAAATTATCACGCATTACCTGGATGAATAA
- a CDS encoding glycoside hydrolase family 31 protein — protein sequence MPWGKVLSTILIIAICKCSYAQTESIQIKNGERWYGGAVTEGQQMPVKDGYTFNLFANTGGNQAAPLLLSTGGRYIWSDGPFTFTVKGDVLEITNAAAPVELDSLGHNLKEAFANAAKKHFPAKGKLPDTLLLSRPQYNTWIELVYNQNQADILAYAKAIIANGFPAGVLMIDDNWGDYYGRFDFRKDRFENATAMIDSLHKMGFKVMLWISPFISPDTEVFRELQSKKLLLNKKADTTAILTWWNGYSAVLDFTNPSAKEWFKGRLDYMVHTYHLDGFKFDAGDADFYPADAVSYAKAIPNDHSQLWGEIGLGYALNEYRAMWKMGGEPLVQRLRDKQHTWVDLQKLIPHITLAGLLGYNFTCPDMIGGGEYGSFIGRDKLDEELVVRSAQCSALMPMMQFSVAPWRVLSQEHLAIVKKTVEIREKYTPYIIQLAKASAFNGEPIVRSMEYEFPGQGFAEVKGEFMLGDKYLVAPVMAKDGKQSVVLPKGKWRSDKGEVFKGPKTIEQVVALDRLPVYELIK from the coding sequence ATGCCCTGGGGAAAAGTATTATCAACTATTCTAATTATTGCTATCTGCAAGTGCTCGTATGCACAAACTGAGTCTATACAAATTAAAAATGGCGAACGCTGGTATGGTGGCGCTGTGACCGAAGGTCAGCAAATGCCGGTTAAAGACGGGTATACATTTAACCTGTTTGCTAATACGGGTGGTAATCAGGCTGCTCCTTTGTTATTATCTACCGGTGGAAGATATATTTGGAGTGATGGCCCATTTACCTTTACAGTGAAAGGAGATGTGCTGGAAATCACAAATGCCGCAGCACCTGTGGAGCTGGACTCTCTGGGACATAATTTAAAAGAAGCTTTTGCGAATGCTGCTAAGAAACATTTTCCTGCAAAAGGAAAATTGCCTGATACCCTGTTATTGTCCAGACCTCAATATAACACATGGATTGAACTGGTGTACAATCAAAATCAGGCTGACATTCTTGCATATGCAAAGGCGATTATCGCGAATGGTTTTCCGGCTGGTGTGTTGATGATTGATGATAACTGGGGTGACTATTATGGTCGGTTCGATTTTAGAAAAGATAGATTTGAGAATGCCACCGCGATGATCGATAGCCTGCACAAAATGGGTTTTAAGGTGATGTTGTGGATAAGCCCTTTCATTTCTCCTGATACTGAAGTATTCAGAGAGTTGCAAAGTAAAAAGCTGTTACTGAATAAGAAGGCTGATACCACAGCTATCCTGACATGGTGGAATGGGTATAGTGCTGTGTTGGATTTTACTAATCCGTCAGCGAAGGAATGGTTTAAGGGAAGACTGGATTATATGGTGCATACCTATCACCTGGATGGATTTAAGTTTGACGCAGGGGATGCTGATTTTTATCCTGCTGATGCTGTTTCTTATGCGAAGGCGATACCTAATGATCATAGTCAGTTGTGGGGTGAGATTGGATTGGGATATGCTTTGAATGAATACCGTGCTATGTGGAAGATGGGGGGAGAGCCATTGGTGCAGCGATTAAGAGATAAACAACATACATGGGTGGATTTACAGAAACTGATTCCGCATATTACGCTTGCAGGGTTGTTGGGGTATAATTTTACTTGTCCGGATATGATTGGTGGAGGTGAATATGGATCTTTTATAGGAAGAGATAAATTGGATGAGGAGTTGGTAGTGCGTTCGGCACAGTGTTCGGCTTTGATGCCGATGATGCAGTTTTCGGTGGCGCCATGGAGGGTTTTGAGTCAGGAGCATTTAGCAATTGTGAAGAAGACGGTGGAGATCAGGGAGAAATATACACCTTATATCATACAATTGGCGAAGGCGTCGGCATTCAATGGGGAGCCTATTGTGAGGAGTATGGAGTATGAGTTTCCCGGGCAGGGGTTTGCTGAAGTGAAGGGGGAGTTTATGTTGGGTGATAAGTATTTGGTGGCGCCTGTGATGGCGAAGGATGGAAAGCAGTCTGTTGTGTTGCCGAAGGGGAAATGGAGGAGTGATAAAGGGGAGGTGTTTAAGGGGCCTAAGACGATTGAGCAGGTGGTGGCGTTGGATAGGTTGCCGGTGTATGAGTTGATTAAATAA
- a CDS encoding HAD family hydrolase, translated as MPDKSDKLLVLDLDETLIHATSLPLAVPSDFLFDSYHVYRRPGLEQFLLNISQHFTLGVWSSASDEYVEEIVKTITPDAIEWFLIWGRSRCTIKRDYNLDNYYFEKKLEKVKNKGFKLEQVIIVDDSPEKARSNYGNAVYIKPFEGNREDDEFLALQGVKLLFHRVGFIICQSYKLSYISPHSALLSFTTQCFKCIR; from the coding sequence ATGCCAGACAAATCAGACAAGCTGCTAGTACTTGATCTTGACGAGACATTGATACATGCCACTTCTTTGCCATTGGCTGTGCCCTCTGATTTCCTGTTTGATTCATATCATGTGTATAGGCGTCCCGGGCTTGAGCAGTTTCTTTTAAACATATCCCAACATTTTACATTAGGCGTATGGAGTTCTGCATCTGATGAATATGTGGAAGAGATTGTGAAAACGATCACACCTGATGCAATTGAATGGTTCCTGATATGGGGGAGAAGCAGGTGTACGATAAAACGGGATTATAACTTAGATAATTACTACTTCGAAAAGAAGTTGGAGAAAGTGAAGAATAAAGGTTTTAAATTAGAACAGGTCATTATTGTGGATGACTCGCCGGAGAAGGCAAGGAGTAATTATGGAAATGCGGTGTATATAAAGCCATTTGAAGGGAATAGGGAGGATGATGAGTTTTTGGCTTTACAAGGCGTCAAACTTCTTTTTCATCGGGTTGGGTTTATTATTTGTCAATCATATAAGCTATCATACATATCACCCCACTCAGCACTTCTATCCTTCACCACACAATGCTTCAAATGTATCCGATAA
- a CDS encoding SDR family oxidoreductase — translation MKSKPTIDTVLAGKIALVTGGTKGIGKAVVKRLEQAGATVIVTARNQPEDPDVTYTFIPADLSRAEEVSKVANIIDQQFGRIDIIINNMGANVYPGGGFSTLTDEHWDQALQVNLLASVRLDRALLPTMLAQKSGVIIHISSTSSQFPIWESTMAYSVAKSALNTYSKALATEVAGKGVRVVTVSPGLNKTEAMTTFLEDYAKQSNISVEEMTGKLFERLGGVPMGRMAAPEETAELIYFLVSPAASYISGTNLIIDGGNFPVVK, via the coding sequence ATGAAAAGTAAACCAACAATTGATACGGTATTAGCGGGCAAAATAGCACTGGTAACCGGCGGAACAAAAGGAATTGGGAAAGCCGTGGTGAAAAGACTTGAGCAGGCAGGTGCAACTGTTATCGTCACAGCCCGTAACCAACCGGAAGACCCCGATGTAACATATACATTTATTCCGGCAGACCTATCGCGGGCTGAAGAGGTGAGCAAAGTAGCTAATATTATTGATCAGCAATTTGGACGGATAGATATCATCATCAATAACATGGGGGCAAACGTGTATCCGGGTGGAGGATTCAGTACATTGACGGATGAACATTGGGACCAGGCCCTGCAGGTTAATTTGCTTGCTTCAGTCCGGCTGGACCGGGCTTTGTTACCCACAATGCTGGCGCAGAAAAGTGGTGTGATCATTCACATATCCTCTACCAGCAGCCAGTTCCCAATATGGGAGTCGACGATGGCTTATAGTGTTGCAAAGTCTGCATTGAATACTTATAGTAAAGCATTGGCAACAGAGGTAGCTGGTAAAGGGGTAAGGGTAGTAACCGTATCTCCCGGTTTAAATAAAACGGAGGCGATGACTACCTTTTTGGAAGATTATGCAAAACAAAGCAATATCAGTGTGGAGGAAATGACGGGGAAGCTTTTTGAAAGGTTGGGGGGTGTACCCATGGGAAGGATGGCAGCGCCGGAGGAAACGGCGGAGTTGATCTACTTTCTTGTTTCACCTGCAGCTTCTTATATCAGCGGAACGAATTTAATTATAGATGGAGGGAATTTCCCGGTGGTGAAATGA